One stretch of Pomacea canaliculata isolate SZHN2017 linkage group LG1, ASM307304v1, whole genome shotgun sequence DNA includes these proteins:
- the LOC112576243 gene encoding uncharacterized protein LOC112576243 — translation MAQLHAGKATTRYQVTGECANRFAPTSSATMRRGRRRRREEEAREGGERRRKREADDTRAGTSRRQLLSGCQAPHISSRQEGGATKDSCALEDGRGQQRSEFGFLHPAPPPSCVTTMTAEATMSRYNNWMARPRGYRYGSWLTFYGCGAHVVGFSTANWLTSSRSDCLGLWSYCNRSSCWQISTQDSPDWIESTRVLDCIGVGLTALWVLIGCPCDCLKSQQQRYRRLTRLEEIVAILSGCFGLLAAGMLTIWFQEGQALGRLQPQLVLLARAGRSMWMLAGRSRGGCHALVVQHRPQAGDEVQQTSGAVRSGWDHLPQ, via the exons ATGGCTCAGCTGCATGCTGGGAAGGCAACCACCCGTTACCAAGTAACCGGCGAGTGTGCCAATCGATTCGCGCCAACGTCTTCTGCGACCATGCGgcggggaaggaggaggaggagggaggaggaggcgagagaaggaggagagaggaggaggaagcgAGAGGCAGACGACACACGCGCTGGCACCAGCCGCAGACAGTTGCTCAGTGGCTGCCAGGCTCCACACATCAGTTCTCGTCAGGAAGGTGGTGCGACTAAAGACAGCTGTGCT TTGGAGGACGGTAGGGGGCAGCAGCGGTCGGAGTTTGGATTTCTTCATCCAGCCCCTCCACCATCGTGTGTGACTACTATGACAG CCGAAGCCACCATGTCGCGCTACAACAACTGGATGGCGCGGCCACGCGGGTACCGCTACGGCTCGTGGCTGACGTTCTACGGGTGCGGGGCGCACGTGGTTGGCTTCTCCACCGCCAACTGGCTGACCAGCAGCCGCTCCGACTGTCTGGGTCTGTGGTCCTACTGCAACCGCTCGTCCTGCTGGCAGATCAGCACCCAGGACTCACCAG ACTGGATTGAGTCTACCCGCGTACTCGACTGCATCGGGGTGGGGCTGACGGCGCTGTGGGTGCTCATCGGTTGTCCGTGTGACTGTCTGAAGTCCCAGCAGCAACGGTACCGGCGGCTCACCCGCTTAGAAGAAATTGTGGCCATTCTCTCAG GATGTTTCGGGCTGCTGGCTGCAGGCATGCTGACGATTTGGTTTCAAGAAGGACAGGCGTTGGGACGACTTCAGCCTCAGCTGGTCCTTCTGGCTCGTGCTGGGCGGAGCATGTGGATGCTTGCTGGGCGGAGTCGTGGTGGCTGTCACGCGCTCGTCGTCCAGCACCGCCCCCAAGCCGGTGACGAGGTGCAGCAGACTTCGGGTGCCGTTCGCAGCGGATGGGACCATCTCCCCCAGTGA
- the LOC112572702 gene encoding uncharacterized protein LOC112572702 isoform X1 yields the protein MARYDPDRRGYRIFVGNLSSDTTHDNLAELFRSHGPIVDIWLASNPPGFGFVVFRNADDAAQAVLDKNNSLHKGKVIKVQHARLFRDRSKRKAIGLSDEDTTESDTWTSQSRSGQGQGRGLTPASASGPLAPAADRVRDRSRFLLSTEDPELSQGLTPSRNLDLRLQGRLCQGQGQDLQMGRRRVQGLDREQGTQNTSKENKGRKCVFVRVVRGVVLVSPLDDRLEGLTMDELTALRLHKDHRRLSARPAAAAVVLTVITACRRHLGSLGHLHQRPLTDHVEDDDCRVQRHQAPPPPPYHRPLRRVVTEESPRVGVRSAAGWGDGESQGRGNRRHLRLHHRRWPPLHLLSHLRGSSRTTHRKLEPKGQTAMQIKSHSYHHRCLPPTTINPTTKCEDKRLLEPLRHVSLISRWTRRLAHRL from the exons ATGGCGAGGTACGATCCGGACAGGCGAGGCTACCGCATCTTTGTGGGCAACCTGAGCTCCGACACTACCCACGACAACCTGGCCGAACTGTTCCGCTCTCATGGACCGATTGTGGACATCTGGCTGGCCAG caatCCTCCGGGCTTCGGGTTTGTGGTCTTCAGGAACGCCGACGATGCGGCACAGGCGGTGTTGGACAAAAACAACAG CCTTCACAAGGGCAAGGTCATCAAAGTGCAGCACGCCAGGCTGTTCCGAGACAGAAGCAAGCGGAAAGCCATCGGCCTTAGCGACGAGGACACGACGGAGTCCGACACATGGACCTCCCAGTCCAGGTCAGGTCAAGGTCAAGGACGAGGTCTCACTCCAGCGTCAGCTTCCGGTCCACTCGCTCCAGCCGCCGATCGAGTTCGCGATCGCTCACGTTTTCTCTTATCTACGGAGGATCCAGAACTAAGTCAAGGACTCACTCCAAGTCGAAATCTCGATCTACGTCTACAAGGTCGACTTTGTCAAGGTCAAGGTCAAGATCTGCAAATGGGTCGGCGTCGAGTTCAAGGTCTCGATCGAGAGCAAG gCACTCAAAACAcgtcaaaagaaaacaaaggcagAAAGTGCGTGTTCGTCAGGGTCGTCCGCGGCGTCGTTCTGGTCAGTCCTCTGGACGATCGTCTGGAAGGTCTCACGATGGACGAACTCACAGCTCTTCGCCTTCACAAAGATCATCGCCGGCTCTCCGCACGTCCCGCCGCCGCAGCCGTTGTCCTCACTGTCATCACTGCATGTCGTCGTCACCTCGGTTCTCTCGGTCATCTTCATCAACGTCCTCTGACGGACCACGTCGAAGACGACGATTGTCGCGTTCAGCGTCATCaggctcctcctcctcctccgtaTCATCGGCCACTGAGGAGGGTTGTAACGGAAGAAAGCCCTCGCGTAGGTGTAAGGAGCGCCGCAGGCTGGGGCGACGGAGAAAGTCAAGGTCGTGGGAATCGTCGGCATCttcgtcttcatcatcgtcgCTGGCCTCCACTTCATCTTCTCAGCCACCTACGGGGATCTTCACGAACCACCCACAGAAAGCTAG AGCCCAAGGGACAGACTGCCATGCAAATAAAAAGTCACAGCTATCACCATCGTTGTCTGCCTCCCACGACAATAAATCCGACGACAAAATGCGAAGACAAGAGACTCTTGGAACCTCTTCGCCACGTCTCTCTGATCTCACGCTGGACACGAAGACTTGCTCACCGCCTGTAG
- the LOC112572702 gene encoding RNA-binding protein Rsf1-like isoform X2 — translation MARYDPDRRGYRIFVGNLSSDTTHDNLAELFRSHGPIVDIWLASNPPGFGFVVFRNADDAAQAVLDKNNSLHKGKVIKVQHARLFRDRSKRKAIGLSDEDTTESDTWTSQSRSGQGQGRGLTPASASGPLAPAADRVRDRSRFLLSTEDPELSQGLTPSRNLDLRLQGRLCQGQGQDLQMGRRRVQGLDREQEQTNASQY, via the exons ATGGCGAGGTACGATCCGGACAGGCGAGGCTACCGCATCTTTGTGGGCAACCTGAGCTCCGACACTACCCACGACAACCTGGCCGAACTGTTCCGCTCTCATGGACCGATTGTGGACATCTGGCTGGCCAG caatCCTCCGGGCTTCGGGTTTGTGGTCTTCAGGAACGCCGACGATGCGGCACAGGCGGTGTTGGACAAAAACAACAG CCTTCACAAGGGCAAGGTCATCAAAGTGCAGCACGCCAGGCTGTTCCGAGACAGAAGCAAGCGGAAAGCCATCGGCCTTAGCGACGAGGACACGACGGAGTCCGACACATGGACCTCCCAGTCCAGGTCAGGTCAAGGTCAAGGACGAGGTCTCACTCCAGCGTCAGCTTCCGGTCCACTCGCTCCAGCCGCCGATCGAGTTCGCGATCGCTCACGTTTTCTCTTATCTACGGAGGATCCAGAACTAAGTCAAGGACTCACTCCAAGTCGAAATCTCGATCTACGTCTACAAGGTCGACTTTGTCAAGGTCAAGGTCAAGATCTGCAAATGGGTCGGCGTCGAGTTCAAGGTCTCGATCGAGAGCAAG AGCAAACCAACGCCTCACAATACTGA